The following proteins are co-located in the Chryseobacterium daecheongense genome:
- a CDS encoding TonB-dependent receptor → MNIRISRGLGVVAVLYFTANFSAQKTTNDTLPKEQKIEEVVMIGYGTQKKSNVTGAISSIKASDIDDVPAGRPEQILQGRAAGVSVISNSGQPGSTATIRVRGITSFGAGSNDPLWVVDGIVVDNIGWLNQSDIEGMEILKDGASAAIYGVSAAKGVVLITTKKGAKGRLNLSYNGFFGVGSASKKLDLLNASQYGMIMNEANMNDGKPATFSNPSALGNGTDWQKQIFNSAQRSSHEFSISGGSDKSTFYTSFGYYDQQGIVLRDISNYKRINGRINSTHKVFDFLTIGQTFAYTHTKSQGINENNEFGGPLSSAINLDPTTPVVVTNGIANQPFPSDYNSPNIVRDPNGNPYGISHFVNKEMTNPLAFRQTQLGRYKWTDDLVANIFADLKIYKHLSFKSSVNGKLSYWGNQAFTPVSYLSPASKNDFNNLFRETQKKFEWSTENTFTYQNKFGEHSLNVLLGQGYYEYNISSGQNTTYKNLPTNDWQEASFNFEIPQSDRATNAWDGKETHKTSYFARVVYDYANRYLFTGTIRRDGSSKFGSNNHWGNFPAMSLGWNVSNEEFWPQNNVVNSFKLRGGYGVLGNDAIDDFQFANFLVPGSNYTFGDDIIHIGYAPSTLENPNLKWERTSQFNIAADLKIFKNFDLSVDVYRKKSTDILRRIDLPGYLGLINNPFRNIGDMNNDGVEVSLGYKKNWGDFGFSANGNFAYLKNEITRLEGDKPYVNFASFQSMGAVSRLQVGSSYGSFYGYQNLGVFQNQAEIDAYRNANGGLIQANAKPGDFKRLDANGDGKIDENDYVNLGNSVPKYTFGLTLNMNYKNFDLMVFAQGQAGNKIFQGLRRLDIQEANYQTTILDRWTGQGTSNTIARVTKDDPNQNYTRMSDYYLQKGDYLRLKLVQVGYTLPKNLSETIGASKVRFYITAENLVTFTKYTGYDPEIAGGDTFGIDRAYYPQARTFLFGANVQF, encoded by the coding sequence ATGAATATTAGAATATCAAGAGGTTTGGGAGTAGTTGCTGTACTATATTTTACAGCTAATTTCAGTGCCCAAAAAACAACCAATGATACTCTTCCGAAAGAACAAAAAATAGAGGAAGTAGTTATGATTGGTTATGGTACTCAAAAAAAGAGTAATGTGACTGGAGCAATTTCAAGTATTAAAGCTTCAGATATTGATGACGTTCCAGCAGGAAGGCCAGAACAAATTCTACAAGGTAGAGCGGCTGGTGTCTCTGTAATTTCAAATTCTGGACAACCGGGATCTACTGCAACAATCAGAGTTCGTGGTATTACCAGCTTTGGAGCTGGAAGTAACGATCCACTATGGGTAGTGGATGGTATTGTTGTTGACAACATTGGTTGGTTGAATCAATCTGATATTGAGGGAATGGAAATTCTGAAAGATGGTGCTTCTGCAGCTATTTATGGGGTTTCTGCAGCAAAAGGGGTTGTCTTGATTACGACAAAGAAAGGTGCAAAAGGAAGATTAAATCTTTCCTATAATGGTTTCTTTGGGGTTGGAAGTGCATCCAAAAAATTGGATCTTTTGAATGCATCACAATATGGGATGATTATGAATGAAGCCAATATGAACGATGGAAAACCTGCTACTTTTTCAAACCCATCGGCGTTAGGAAATGGAACAGATTGGCAAAAGCAGATCTTTAATTCAGCCCAACGATCTTCTCATGAATTCAGTATCAGTGGAGGAAGTGATAAATCCACATTTTATACTTCATTCGGATATTACGATCAACAAGGTATTGTATTGAGAGATATTTCTAATTATAAAAGAATTAACGGAAGAATCAACTCAACACATAAAGTCTTTGATTTCTTAACGATAGGACAGACCTTTGCTTATACACACACAAAATCACAAGGAATTAATGAGAATAATGAATTTGGTGGACCATTAAGTTCAGCGATCAATCTTGATCCAACCACTCCTGTAGTAGTTACAAATGGTATTGCCAATCAGCCTTTTCCAAGTGATTACAATAGTCCTAATATTGTAAGAGATCCAAATGGAAACCCTTATGGAATTTCTCATTTTGTAAATAAAGAGATGACTAATCCATTAGCATTTAGACAAACTCAATTAGGAAGATACAAGTGGACAGATGATTTGGTAGCTAATATATTTGCTGATTTAAAAATTTATAAACATCTTAGTTTTAAATCAAGTGTTAACGGAAAACTTTCTTATTGGGGGAATCAAGCGTTTACTCCGGTATCATATTTGAGTCCAGCCAGTAAAAATGATTTTAATAATTTGTTCAGAGAAACTCAAAAGAAGTTTGAATGGAGTACGGAAAACACATTTACTTATCAAAACAAATTTGGCGAACATAGTTTAAATGTATTGTTAGGGCAGGGCTATTATGAATATAATATTTCTTCAGGTCAAAATACCACTTATAAAAACTTACCTACGAATGATTGGCAGGAAGCTTCTTTCAATTTTGAAATTCCACAATCAGATAGAGCTACTAATGCATGGGATGGAAAAGAAACTCACAAGACATCTTATTTTGCCAGAGTAGTTTATGACTATGCCAATAGATATCTTTTCACTGGTACGATCAGAAGAGATGGCTCTTCAAAATTTGGAAGCAATAATCATTGGGGGAATTTCCCAGCAATGTCTTTGGGATGGAATGTATCAAATGAAGAATTCTGGCCTCAGAACAATGTCGTAAATAGTTTTAAATTAAGAGGAGGTTATGGAGTTTTAGGAAATGATGCTATTGATGATTTCCAGTTTGCCAATTTCTTGGTTCCGGGAAGTAATTATACTTTTGGAGATGATATCATTCACATTGGATATGCACCAAGTACATTAGAAAATCCAAATTTGAAATGGGAAAGAACATCACAGTTTAACATTGCAGCGGATTTAAAAATCTTTAAGAATTTCGATTTATCAGTTGATGTATACAGAAAAAAGAGTACTGATATTTTGAGAAGAATTGATCTTCCTGGTTACCTTGGCTTAATAAATAATCCATTTAGAAATATTGGAGATATGAATAATGATGGGGTAGAGGTTAGTTTAGGATATAAAAAGAATTGGGGGGATTTTGGGTTTTCAGCGAATGGTAATTTTGCTTATCTGAAAAATGAGATTACACGACTAGAGGGCGATAAGCCATATGTGAATTTTGCTTCATTCCAGTCTATGGGAGCAGTTTCCAGATTACAGGTTGGTTCATCATATGGTTCATTCTATGGATATCAGAACTTAGGTGTATTCCAGAACCAGGCTGAAATTGATGCTTACAGAAACGCAAACGGAGGATTGATCCAAGCGAATGCTAAACCAGGAGATTTTAAACGTCTGGATGCAAACGGTGATGGGAAAATTGATGAGAACGATTACGTAAACCTTGGAAACTCTGTACCTAAATACACATTTGGACTTACTTTGAATATGAATTATAAGAACTTTGACCTGATGGTATTTGCTCAGGGGCAGGCAGGAAATAAAATATTCCAGGGCTTGAGAAGATTGGATATTCAGGAGGCTAATTATCAAACAACCATTCTTGATCGTTGGACAGGACAAGGAACTTCCAACACCATTGCAAGGGTGACTAAAGATGATCCTAATCAAAACTATACAAGAATGTCTGATTATTATTTGCAAAAGGGTGATTACTTACGTTTGAAACTGGTACAGGTAGGATATACACTTCCTAAAAATCTTTCAGAAACAATCGGAGCAAGTAAAGTAAGATTTTATATTACTGCAGAAAATTTGGTAACATTTACTAAGTATACAGGTTATGATCCTGAGATTGCAGGTGGTGATACCTTTGGAATCGATAGAGCATACTATCCACAGGCAAGAACTTTCCTTTTCGGTGCTAATGTTCAATTTTAA
- a CDS encoding RagB/SusD family nutrient uptake outer membrane protein, giving the protein MKNKRFIYKSLSVLLLTGISYGAISCNNSNLEDVQNTGTFDSDNYFKNEEQSFSGLVAVYDMLRKYSGGFENEVTFFNGASDDFFSGGGSSTDGAGIQGFSNYTINPIIMPLSYWKDYYQGIAKANLLLDRIPNANMNDQTRKRFIAEAKVLRSLYYFELLRMFKNIPLILKPILANDDFYNIPQANPADVYAQIESDIVSAINDLPLSIPSSNKSEVGRITQGSARAILGKIYLYDKKNTEAAAQFAMVNGDPGTTSQYGYKLVANFADLWKVDNKFTTESILEVMHTNKSNADWPFWGTGKDEGNTINQMVGIISYGRIVPPAGSPPNNAPDLSSGWGFNPATEDLFNFMQGDPRLDATIFNAKQLKADNKISYSPGFKDTGYFLNKYVPRTADKSNQPGPTELNYRQNFIAIRLADTYLMEAEALGGSGARAQALLDAVRARVGLASVPVSMQAIKDERRRELAGEGHRWFDLVRWGDAPAKLGARGFTAGKNEILPIPFNELVNTALKQNPGY; this is encoded by the coding sequence ATGAAAAATAAAAGATTTATATATAAGAGTTTATCTGTCTTATTATTGACAGGTATAAGTTATGGAGCAATATCTTGTAACAATAGCAATCTCGAAGATGTGCAAAATACTGGGACATTTGACTCCGATAACTATTTTAAAAATGAAGAACAATCTTTTTCAGGTTTAGTTGCTGTTTATGACATGCTAAGAAAGTATTCTGGTGGATTTGAAAATGAGGTTACTTTCTTTAATGGCGCATCTGATGACTTCTTCTCAGGAGGTGGAAGCTCTACGGATGGTGCCGGTATTCAGGGTTTTTCTAATTATACGATCAATCCTATCATTATGCCACTCAGCTACTGGAAAGATTATTATCAGGGAATTGCAAAAGCAAATCTTTTATTAGATAGAATTCCTAATGCAAATATGAATGACCAGACCAGAAAAAGATTTATAGCTGAAGCTAAAGTATTAAGATCTTTGTATTACTTTGAATTGTTGAGAATGTTCAAAAACATTCCTCTCATCTTAAAGCCAATATTAGCAAACGACGATTTCTATAATATTCCTCAAGCAAATCCAGCGGATGTTTATGCTCAGATAGAATCGGATATTGTTTCAGCTATTAATGATCTTCCTTTATCTATTCCGTCTAGTAATAAAAGTGAAGTAGGAAGAATTACTCAAGGATCTGCACGTGCTATTTTAGGGAAAATTTATTTATATGATAAAAAGAATACTGAAGCAGCTGCCCAATTTGCAATGGTAAATGGAGATCCAGGTACTACAAGCCAGTATGGATATAAATTAGTTGCTAATTTTGCTGATTTATGGAAAGTAGATAATAAATTTACTACAGAATCCATCTTAGAGGTAATGCATACCAATAAAAGTAATGCGGATTGGCCATTTTGGGGGACTGGGAAAGATGAAGGAAATACGATCAATCAAATGGTAGGGATCATATCTTATGGACGTATTGTTCCTCCGGCAGGTAGTCCACCAAACAATGCTCCTGATCTTTCTTCAGGCTGGGGGTTCAATCCTGCTACAGAAGATTTATTTAATTTTATGCAAGGAGATCCTCGTTTAGATGCTACTATATTCAATGCTAAACAGTTAAAAGCAGATAATAAGATTTCTTATTCACCTGGATTTAAAGATACAGGGTATTTCTTGAATAAATATGTACCAAGAACTGCTGATAAATCTAATCAACCCGGGCCAACTGAGTTGAATTACCGTCAAAACTTTATTGCCATCAGACTAGCAGATACTTATCTCATGGAAGCCGAAGCCTTAGGAGGTTCTGGAGCAAGAGCTCAGGCATTACTGGATGCAGTAAGAGCTAGAGTAGGATTAGCTTCAGTTCCGGTTTCTATGCAGGCCATTAAAGACGAAAGAAGGAGAGAGCTAGCAGGTGAGGGACATAGATGGTTCGACCTGGTAAGATGGGGGGATGCTCCGGCAAAATTGGGAGCAAGAGGCTTTACTGCAGGTAAAAATGAAATTTTGCCAATTCCTTTTAATGAACTAGTAAATACAGCATTAAAACAAAACCCTGGCTACTAA
- a CDS encoding glucosylceramidase — protein sequence MKFHSLYSFFFRSITPLCGVVLLSLSACKSHSVSTRNEVQIWLTKGDESIKLQQQPSIGFTNNPGSSQNIEIDDQQKFQYIDGFGYTLTGGSVEVINRLSETKRKALLYELFGKKDQSISVSYIRLSVGASDLDGEVFSYDDLPEGQKDLSLQHFSLAKDKDLIAMLKEILAINPKIKFISAPWSAPVWMKDNGKSKGGSLKPEYYKVYADYFVKYIQGMKKEGITIDAITPQNEPLHPGNNPSLYMTSDQQKDFIKNHLGPAFKSKGITTKIVVYDHNCNKPEYATNILSDPEAYQYVDGSAFHLYEGDISALSTVHNAYPDKNLYFTEQWTGSRSNFNEDLNWHTKNVIIGSMRNWSKIALEWNLANDPQYKPHTEGGCTECKGAITVSDKENFTRNVSYYIIAHASKFIPANSQRIASSQTDNLSTVAFRTPEGRTVLIVQNNNKTEETFSLKFNQKTAQVSLPGNAVATYIF from the coding sequence ATGAAGTTTCACAGTTTATATAGTTTCTTTTTTAGAAGTATCACACCACTTTGTGGTGTGGTACTTTTATCTTTATCAGCATGTAAGTCACATTCGGTAAGTACAAGAAACGAAGTTCAGATATGGCTTACGAAAGGAGATGAGAGTATAAAATTACAACAGCAACCTTCAATTGGTTTTACAAACAATCCGGGTAGCAGTCAGAATATTGAAATTGATGACCAGCAAAAGTTTCAATATATTGACGGTTTCGGATATACGCTGACAGGAGGAAGTGTGGAAGTAATCAACAGGCTTTCAGAAACTAAAAGAAAAGCATTATTATATGAGCTTTTTGGTAAAAAGGATCAGTCCATTTCAGTCTCTTATATAAGATTGAGTGTCGGAGCTTCAGATCTTGACGGTGAAGTTTTCTCCTATGACGATTTACCGGAAGGACAAAAAGATCTATCATTACAACATTTCAGCCTTGCAAAGGACAAAGATCTGATTGCTATGCTAAAGGAGATTTTAGCAATTAATCCTAAAATTAAGTTTATTTCGGCACCCTGGTCTGCACCTGTCTGGATGAAAGATAACGGAAAGTCAAAAGGGGGAAGTTTAAAGCCAGAGTATTATAAGGTATATGCTGATTACTTTGTAAAATACATTCAGGGAATGAAAAAAGAAGGGATTACAATTGATGCCATTACACCTCAGAATGAACCCTTACACCCGGGAAACAATCCAAGTTTATATATGACCTCTGATCAGCAGAAAGATTTTATTAAAAATCATTTGGGACCTGCTTTTAAATCTAAAGGCATTACAACTAAGATTGTTGTGTACGACCACAATTGTAATAAACCTGAATACGCAACCAATATACTGAGTGATCCCGAAGCTTATCAATATGTCGATGGTTCTGCGTTCCATCTTTATGAAGGCGATATTTCTGCGTTAAGTACTGTCCATAATGCTTATCCTGATAAAAACCTTTACTTTACAGAGCAATGGACAGGTTCCAGGAGCAACTTTAATGAAGATCTGAATTGGCATACCAAGAATGTGATCATCGGTTCTATGAGAAACTGGAGTAAAATAGCTCTGGAATGGAACCTTGCTAATGATCCGCAGTATAAGCCGCACACTGAAGGTGGCTGTACGGAATGTAAAGGAGCCATTACAGTTTCCGATAAAGAAAATTTCACGAGAAACGTTTCGTATTACATTATTGCGCACGCTTCTAAGTTCATTCCGGCAAACTCGCAAAGGATAGCTTCATCTCAAACCGATAATCTGTCGACTGTAGCATTCAGAACACCTGAAGGAAGAACAGTTTTGATCGTACAAAATAATAATAAAACAGAAGAGACCTTCTCTCTTAAATTTAATCAAAAAACAGCTCAGGTAAGTTTACCCGGAAACGCTGTTGCAACCTATATTTTCTAA
- the bglX gene encoding beta-glucosidase BglX, translated as MKRVYFLLAFATFGLNTYGQKTIDQKVSELLSKMTLEEKVGQLVQYSGFAYATGPQNSNSATVLEEIKKGKVGSMLNVAGVEETRAFQKLALESRLKIPLLFGQDVIHGYRTTFPVNIGQAASWDLGLIEKSERIAATEASAYGIHWTFAPMVDIARDPRWGRVMEGSGEDTYLGTLIGLARIKGFQGKGLGNLDAIMACAKHFAAYGAAVGGRDYNSVDMSLRQLNETYLPPFKAAAEAGVATFMNSFNDINGIPATANQYILRDLLKGAWNYKGFVVSDWGSIGEMVNHGYTKDKAEAAEKAIIAGSDMDMESRVYMAELPKLVKDGKVDPKFIDDAARRILIKKFEMGLFDDPYRFSDEKRQKEQTDNLENRKFGREFGSKSIVLLKNQNSVLPLSKSTKTVALIGPFGKETVANHGFWSVAFKDDNQRIVSQFDGIKNQLDKGSTLLYAKGCNVDDQDRSMFAEAIETAKKADVVIMTLGEGYAMSGEAKSRSNIHFSGVQEELLKEIAKTGKPVVLMINAGRPLVFDWAADHIPTILYTWWLGTEAGNSIADVLFGSVNPGGKLPMTFPRTEGQIPVYYNHYNTGRPAKTNKERSYVSAYIDLDNDPKFPFGYGLSYTKFKYSDMTLSSENLRGNQSLQIKVNVSNNGNYDGEEVVQLYIRDLFGKVVRPVKELKGFQKIFLKKGETKTVSFTLSPENLKFYDDKLNFDWEGGEFEIMVGTNSQEVQTKKINWIK; from the coding sequence ATGAAAAGAGTTTATTTCTTACTGGCATTTGCCACTTTCGGCCTGAATACATACGGACAAAAAACAATCGACCAGAAAGTTTCTGAGCTTTTATCCAAAATGACATTAGAAGAAAAAGTAGGACAATTGGTTCAATATAGTGGTTTTGCTTATGCAACAGGACCCCAGAATTCCAATTCGGCAACTGTTCTTGAAGAAATAAAAAAAGGTAAGGTAGGTTCCATGCTCAATGTAGCTGGTGTAGAAGAAACAAGAGCTTTTCAGAAATTAGCGTTGGAATCAAGGTTGAAAATTCCATTATTATTTGGCCAGGATGTGATCCATGGCTATAGAACAACATTCCCTGTGAATATCGGACAAGCTGCGAGCTGGGATTTAGGATTAATTGAAAAGTCTGAAAGAATTGCAGCAACGGAAGCTTCAGCATATGGCATCCACTGGACTTTTGCACCGATGGTCGATATTGCCAGAGATCCGAGATGGGGAAGGGTCATGGAAGGCTCGGGTGAGGATACATATCTCGGTACTTTAATTGGCCTGGCAAGAATCAAAGGATTTCAGGGGAAAGGTTTAGGAAACCTTGATGCTATAATGGCCTGTGCCAAACATTTTGCAGCCTATGGTGCTGCAGTGGGTGGTAGAGATTATAATTCTGTGGACATGAGTCTCAGACAATTGAATGAAACTTATTTACCCCCTTTTAAAGCAGCAGCAGAGGCAGGAGTTGCTACGTTTATGAATTCATTTAATGACATTAATGGAATTCCTGCGACGGCAAACCAATACATCCTCAGAGACCTGTTAAAAGGGGCGTGGAACTATAAAGGCTTTGTGGTTTCAGATTGGGGCAGCATTGGTGAAATGGTTAACCACGGATATACAAAGGATAAAGCGGAAGCTGCTGAAAAGGCTATTATCGCAGGAAGTGATATGGATATGGAAAGCCGTGTTTATATGGCTGAACTTCCCAAACTTGTAAAAGACGGAAAAGTAGACCCGAAATTTATTGATGATGCGGCCAGAAGAATTTTAATTAAAAAATTCGAAATGGGGTTGTTTGATGATCCTTACCGTTTTAGTGATGAGAAAAGACAAAAAGAACAGACTGATAATCTTGAGAACAGAAAGTTTGGAAGAGAGTTCGGTTCAAAAAGTATCGTCCTTTTAAAAAATCAGAATAGCGTTCTGCCACTCTCAAAATCTACAAAAACTGTAGCTTTGATAGGTCCTTTCGGGAAAGAAACTGTTGCGAATCATGGTTTCTGGTCTGTAGCATTCAAAGATGACAATCAAAGAATTGTGAGCCAGTTTGATGGAATTAAAAATCAACTGGATAAAGGTTCCACATTATTGTATGCCAAAGGATGTAATGTTGACGACCAGGATCGTTCTATGTTTGCTGAAGCAATAGAGACGGCAAAAAAAGCGGATGTGGTTATTATGACCTTGGGTGAAGGGTACGCTATGAGTGGAGAGGCGAAGAGCAGAAGCAATATTCACTTTTCTGGAGTTCAGGAAGAATTATTGAAGGAAATTGCAAAAACAGGAAAACCAGTTGTTTTAATGATTAATGCAGGAAGGCCTTTGGTTTTTGATTGGGCAGCGGACCATATTCCAACAATTTTATACACATGGTGGCTTGGTACTGAAGCAGGAAACTCAATTGCGGATGTTCTTTTTGGTTCTGTAAATCCGGGTGGAAAGCTTCCGATGACTTTTCCTAGAACCGAAGGTCAGATTCCTGTGTATTATAACCATTATAATACCGGAAGACCGGCAAAAACCAATAAAGAAAGGAGTTATGTTTCAGCATATATCGATCTGGATAATGACCCTAAATTTCCTTTTGGATATGGATTGAGTTACACAAAATTCAAATATTCCGATATGACATTAAGTTCTGAAAATCTTAGAGGAAATCAATCTTTACAAATTAAAGTTAATGTTTCCAATAACGGAAATTATGACGGTGAAGAAGTCGTGCAGCTTTATATTAGAGACTTATTCGGAAAAGTGGTAAGACCGGTAAAGGAGTTAAAAGGATTTCAAAAAATATTCCTGAAAAAAGGAGAAACGAAAACTGTGAGTTTTACACTGTCACCTGAAAATTTAAAATTCTATGACGACAAGTTGAATTTTGATTGGGAAGGGGGTGAATTTGAAATTATGGTAGGAACAAACTCTCAGGAAGTTCAGACAAAGAAAATTAATTGGATTAAATAG
- a CDS encoding glycoside hydrolase family 16 protein, translating into MKFFFRNSLHVWVGGMLLFSVLDCASYKTDSGRKLIWSDEFNGKGLPDSSKWNYDVGGGGFGNEEAQYYTKDRPENARMENGNLVIEARKEALDKNKYTSARLLTKGKFSFQYGTIEVRAKLPKGRGTWPAIWMMSENMKKWPDDGELDIMEHVGFNPGYIHASVHTKKYNHIKGTQKTDTLIVNDASERYHVYKADWTPEKIEVYIDDKKFFTYENEEKTNEAWPFNRPYYIILNLAIGGFWGGKEGIDDSIFPQKYYIDYVRVYQNK; encoded by the coding sequence ATGAAATTTTTTTTTCGAAATAGTTTACATGTATGGGTTGGAGGGATGCTGCTGTTTTCAGTGTTAGATTGTGCTTCATATAAAACAGATTCCGGCAGGAAGCTGATCTGGAGTGATGAATTTAATGGAAAGGGATTACCTGATTCATCAAAATGGAATTATGATGTAGGCGGAGGTGGTTTTGGAAATGAGGAAGCTCAGTATTATACAAAAGACCGTCCTGAAAATGCAAGAATGGAAAATGGGAATCTGGTGATCGAAGCAAGAAAAGAAGCATTGGATAAAAATAAATACACATCTGCACGACTTTTAACCAAAGGGAAGTTCTCTTTTCAATATGGAACAATTGAAGTAAGGGCTAAATTACCCAAAGGAAGAGGAACGTGGCCTGCCATATGGATGATGAGTGAGAATATGAAGAAGTGGCCGGATGATGGAGAACTTGATATTATGGAACATGTGGGATTCAATCCCGGATACATCCATGCATCAGTGCACACGAAAAAATACAATCATATCAAGGGAACTCAGAAAACAGATACTTTGATTGTTAATGATGCCAGTGAACGCTACCATGTGTATAAAGCAGACTGGACGCCGGAAAAAATAGAGGTTTATATTGACGATAAAAAATTTTTCACGTACGAGAACGAGGAAAAAACAAACGAAGCTTGGCCCTTTAACCGGCCGTATTATATCATTTTGAATTTGGCTATAGGTGGATTCTGGGGTGGAAAAGAAGGAATTGATGACTCTATTTTTCCTCAGAAGTACTATATAGATTATGTGCGGGTTTATCAGAATAAATAA
- a CDS encoding glycoside hydrolase family 30 protein has protein sequence MKKLIVSCLIAGIASHVNAQNYWKKNAGKSARVILTNSKTDEKMVDKGMVQFAKFDQPKENEACVFVDPDFKYQKLIGIGGAITDAAAETFYKLPKDKQKEIIEAYYGKNGLGYTVVRTNMNSCDFSSDSYTYVEDDDTSLKSFSVAHDEKYKIPMIQEAQKAIGNQFKLYFSPWSPPAWMKSNKNMLNGGRLENQYYQTWADYYIKFIREYEKRGIKIWGLTIQNEAMAKQTWESCLYTAEEEAAFLKNNLGPTLWKNGFKDKKVMIWDHNRDLIFQRATTTLSDPETSKYASGIAYHWYETWHNKTQLFDNVGETHRAFPDKFLAFTEGCKEVFNMSRINDVSLGELYGKNMINDFNRGTSLWTDWNVLLDETGGPNHVGNLCFAPIIADTQSGEVHYTYEYYYVGHVSKYIKPNAQRIGSSTNTSGLISTSFMNENGQLVTVIMNNTDNDINASLWIEGMAAKLPAPAHSIQTVIL, from the coding sequence ATGAAAAAACTAATTGTAAGCTGTCTTATTGCAGGGATAGCCAGTCATGTCAATGCACAGAATTACTGGAAGAAGAATGCCGGAAAATCGGCCAGGGTTATACTGACGAATTCCAAAACTGATGAAAAGATGGTAGATAAGGGAATGGTGCAGTTTGCAAAATTTGACCAGCCTAAAGAAAATGAAGCCTGTGTTTTTGTAGATCCGGATTTTAAATATCAGAAACTGATCGGAATCGGAGGTGCAATAACAGATGCAGCTGCAGAGACGTTTTATAAACTACCGAAGGATAAACAGAAAGAAATCATAGAAGCCTATTATGGTAAGAATGGATTAGGCTATACTGTAGTGCGTACCAATATGAATTCATGTGATTTTTCAAGTGATTCGTACACGTATGTAGAAGATGATGATACCTCATTAAAATCATTCTCCGTTGCTCATGATGAAAAATATAAAATACCGATGATCCAGGAAGCTCAAAAGGCGATAGGGAATCAGTTCAAATTGTATTTTTCACCATGGAGCCCACCGGCATGGATGAAATCGAATAAAAATATGCTGAATGGAGGCCGGCTTGAGAACCAGTATTATCAGACCTGGGCGGATTATTATATAAAGTTCATCAGGGAATATGAAAAAAGAGGAATCAAAATCTGGGGATTAACTATACAAAATGAAGCCATGGCTAAGCAAACCTGGGAATCTTGTTTGTACACTGCTGAAGAAGAGGCCGCTTTCCTGAAGAATAACCTGGGACCCACTCTATGGAAAAACGGATTTAAAGATAAAAAAGTAATGATCTGGGATCATAACAGAGATCTGATCTTTCAAAGAGCCACAACAACTTTAAGTGATCCTGAGACTTCAAAATATGCTTCAGGAATTGCCTACCATTGGTATGAGACCTGGCACAATAAGACCCAGTTGTTTGATAATGTTGGGGAAACACACAGGGCATTTCCCGATAAGTTCCTGGCTTTTACAGAAGGATGTAAGGAAGTTTTCAATATGTCAAGGATCAATGATGTAAGTCTTGGTGAATTGTACGGGAAAAATATGATCAATGACTTTAACAGAGGTACATCATTATGGACGGACTGGAATGTTTTGCTTGACGAAACAGGAGGGCCGAATCATGTAGGAAATTTATGTTTTGCTCCGATTATTGCAGATACCCAGTCAGGAGAAGTACATTATACCTACGAATATTATTATGTAGGGCATGTTTCAAAGTATATTAAACCCAATGCGCAAAGAATTGGAAGCTCTACCAATACATCAGGGTTGATTTCTACCTCATTCATGAATGAGAACGGCCAGTTGGTTACCGTTATTATGAATAATACAGATAATGATATCAATGCGAGCCTCTGGATCGAAGGAATGGCTGCCAAACTTCCTGCGCCGGCGCATTCCATACAAACAGTAATTCTATAA